The segment atataaacacaccCACACATCTCCCAACCTCATGGACCCTTTTTTCATGATGGGGCTGGCCCCTTTGAGTAACTTTAGGATTAGATGTAAATCTATATGGTTCTCTCATTTACCAATATTGATTTCCTAACTGTCAAAATCGAGGCATTTCCAAATACTTCCAGGAGACTGTGTACAGCTGCACATCAGCAGAGGTATTTAATTAGAATTTAAACAATTCTATGATGGCaagaaccactacaatattgtaaagtaattagcttccaattaaaataaaggaattaattttataaaaaacaattctatgagaaaaatatttctttcatcacCTCTTGTGTCTGATGCAAGCTATCTCCAACCCTGTGTTTACCTTCATCTCCGGGTGGTTTTTCTTTGTGTGCTGTGTTCTTGTGGGCAGCAATCCTGAGCCTCTGATGGTCTGGTAGAACTGGAGGTAGGAACTGTAGTGACTGATATCAAATATGGGGTcatgttttcctgttttatattGTTAGATGATTGTGGGAATCAATAATTAAGTCAATGCTGTCTAGGATTTTCCCATCTGCACCTCACGAAGTAAATACTTTTCAGTCCGTATGGCCCTGTGATTTCTGGCAATGGTGTATTCTAGGTGGATTGTCTATGTTTATTAAGTTTTAAGAGGCAGAATTTGAGTTGAAGGGAATTTGTAAGATATTTTTAATCTATTGTTGCTCCCTGcaagaattttttcatttttacaattaACAGAAATAATACTCAAAAAATCTTAGTTACCTCTGATagcaattattataaaattagcaATTTAACCGTCAGTAATTTAACATGTATAGTTTATAGTGAAACTCAGATTTTCTTGTCTTCATGCTGGATTTTTacactagaaaaaaatatatagttagtGCTGAAGTTACTATTATTATAGGAATGAGACAAGGCATTATAAAGTGATACATTTAAAAAGCAcgttacaaaaattatttaaaatacgtGTATgcttatacatatatagatacatatgtgaaagtgaaatgaCATGCTCAGCAATGTTGGACTCTTTTGGACCctgcagactgtagcctaccaggctcctctgtccatgggattctccaggcaagaatgttggagtcagttgccatgcccacctccaggggatcttcccaacccagggatggaaccttgggtcttctgcattgcaagcagatactttaccatctgagccaccagagacacctagataacatattttgTTGatattcagtcaccaagtcgtgtccgactcttggcaaacCCGTGGATGCCatgcatgccaggcccccctgtccctcatcatctcccagagtttgctcaagttcatgtccattgaatcagggaTGCATATATGCACTGAAACATTGAAAAACACCTAAAACAATAGTAATGACTAGTGCTTGTCTCCAAGGAGCCGgaaggttattttatttttgcttatttgtattcCTGATTTTCTGCAATGCACATATACTGGcttggtaatttttcttttttatttcttaaattaattaattagtttatttatttttgcctgcactgggtctttggaGTTGCAcaaggcttcctctagttgcgtcAAGTAAAGGCTGCTCTCTAgttctgtgtgtgggcttctcatgaCAGCTGCTGAtcttgttgcacagcatgggatctagggcacaggcttcagtagctgcagaactcaagcttagtagttgtggcacacgggcttagttgctctgtggcatgagggatcttcccagaccagggatcaaactcatgtcgcctgcactggcagacagattcttaaccactgaaccaccagggaagtcctgataatttttctttaatgcatCTTAAATTGGCCATAAAATCTATCATCTTTGTCCAAAAATTCAATAAGTTAACttcactaaataataataaactgctacaaagaagcagagaaggcaatgacaccccactccagtactcttgcctggaaaatcccatggacggaggagcctggtgggctgcagtcatggggttgctaagagtcgggctcgactgagcgacttcactttcacttttcactttcatgcattggagaaggcaatggcaacccactccagtgttcttgcctggagaatccaagggacgggggagcctggtgggctgccatctatggggtcgaacagagtcggacatgactgaagcgacttagcagcagcagcagtagctacaAGGAAGATAATCTAGAACAAGGTAACagagtttatttgtgtgtgtgtgtgtgtgtgtaataaagttttattaaagtataaaggagatagagaaagcttctgacataggcatcagaagggggcagaaagagtacccaggTAACAGAGTTTAGTGGACAAATAACAAACTGGTAGACAGAAGTCCTAAGGTTTAGTTAGACCCAGTTCTGTATCTTCCTACTTTTACGCTTTTTGAtaacttatttaaattttagagCTTCTGCTTCCTAGagaataggaaaataatataGCATTCCCCTTTTCATGTGCTATGCACAATGTCAGACATCAAACATAAAACACATTCAACCACAACATTGCTTAGACCTCTAGGTGCGTGAATTTGTAAGGCTACACACTTCGGCCAAGGGAAGCGTTCatgatcaaaagaaagcagtttCAGTTTCAAGTTCTTCATAATTAGAAAGTCTCTGAAAAGTCACTAGTGTCTGGCACTTCAGTTTTCTCCATATAAACATTCGAATGAAAATTCTACTCTTAACACATTTCTCCTTATATGCAGTATTCTTTAGAGGAGTTAATGAGAATGACTCTTAAAGAGCAGTATACAAAAGTTAGTAACTGTATAAGTAACCAATTAAAATAGTGCAAATTTAAGACTTTAACTTAAAGAATACCTGTCAGAGAAGGGATATCTATAGGTATCATATCCAGCAATGATGATCCATGCTTCTTAGGACATGTCTGTAACTTAAGTACTTTGTCGTTagggagatgagggtttgacaTCAtgatcaaaaaatgaaaacaagaacaaTAATAAAAGTAGCTGGTGAGCATTTACCCTGGAATAACCTATATGTCAGGGCCCAGGCTTCACCAGAGAGGAATTAATTAGAATCTCTCTGGGTGGAACATAGATATCAACACTTTTTAAATGTTGCAACTGATTATAATATACAGCCAATGTATACTGCCTTAGGGCCTGAGGCCAGTGAAACACTAGAAAAACATTCCAGACATCTACTGACAGCTCACATTTGTGTAAGAAATGGCATCTTGAATAAAAGATTCTAACTGCATCATCCCATATTATTTCTACAACCACCTTAGAAATTGTTATCACTCATCTCTTCATCTTTCAGACACAGAAATGGACTTGAAACTCAATGATACTGTTGTAGCTAATATATCCCCCTGACACTTCATCAATCTGAGATCGGTTACTGGATGTTCACATTCAGTCAATATTTAGGACTTGCATAAATGATAGAAGAATTTCAATTCTGAAACAAAATATATCTCTGATATTCACTCTAGTGCTTATTACCTACAGGATTGAGAGTCGCAAACTTGAACCTTCTTCAGCCTCATCTGGAGACAGTGTGGTACACAGATCACTGGGCCCCATCCCAGAGTTCCTGACTTGGTAGGTCTGGGGAgaggcctgagaatctgcatctCTGACGTCTTCATGTAATGCCAATGATGCTGGCCCAGGAACTGCACTTTAAGACCCACTGTGCTAGGCTGTTTCAGAACCACGAAAGTGACAGCAGCTCCAGATCTTGCCCCCTTTGGGGCTCATCTTTGAAATACTCAGGGTCTTGTCTTCCTCCCAAAACAAACAGCAGGATGAGGGAATATTCATGAGGAAAGACATCAGGATCGCACAGCTGGCCCAGAGTCTCAAAACTAGCTTCACCAAGCAGTGCAAGAAGCAGCCTTTCATGCAATTCTTCTCTCATCACACAGGTCCCCCAAGGAGAATGGCTGCAGAAAATCACTCTACAGTGACAGAGTTCATTCTCGGAGGTTTAACAAGTCAACCAGAGCTCCAGCtccccctcttcttcctcttccttgggATCTACTCAGTCACTATGGTAGGGAACCTGGGCATGATAGCCCTGATTTGTCTGAACGCTCAGcttcacacccccatgtactattTCCTCAGCAACCTGTCCTTTGTGGATCTCTGCTACTCCTCTGTCACTACCCCTAAGATGCTGGTGAACTTTGTATCAGGGAAGAACACCATCTCCTATGCAGGGTGCATGGCCCAGCTCTACTTCTTCCTTCTATTTGTCGTTACTGAGAGTTACACACTgacagtgatggcctatgaccgctacgtTGCCATCTGCAGACCTCTGTTTTACAACATCATCATGTCTCAACGAGCCTGCTTCCTGCTATTGGCTGGGGTCTATGTCATGTCAGTCATTGGCTCAAACATAGAGACTATCATCTTGTCAAAACTGTCCTATTGTGAGACACTCATCAGTCATTATTACTGTGACATCCTTGCCCTTATGAAACTCTCCTGCTTTAGCACCTATCATATTGACATGATAGTATTCTCTTTGGCTGGATTTGATATCATAGTCACCAGCTTAACAATCCTTGTTTCCTATGACTTCATCCTGTCCAGTATCTTCCGCATCAGAACCACGGAGGGAATGTCCAAAGCTTTCAGCACCTGCAGCTCCCACTTTGCAGCCATGGGGATGTTCTATGGAACAACTGCTTTCATATACTTGAAACCCTCCACGGCCAGTTCCCTGGCCCAGGAGAATGTGGCCTCCGTGCTCTACACTGCAGtgatccccatgctgaaccccctgATCTACAGCTTGAGAAATAAGGACGTAAAGGCTGCCATGCAGAAAACCCTGAGAGGAAAATGTTTTAAGGCAAATGTTATTACTCTTTCTTAGTTTTAAAAGTTGTTATGAATCCCAGACAGAAGCCCTAAGAATGCTTGCACACCCGGATGGGAAGCTGTCCCTTCTTTGGATGGCTGGGAGACTGCGCCTGCCTCCTTGCCTCTTCCTTCCCATCCACCCTCTCCTctgatttctttatcttttccctcGTTTGGGAAGCATATGCTATATCCTGATTCCCTTAATAAATCCCACTATCTTAACTGGATTTTAACAAAGCTTTAAACATTCACAGACTCACACATAGAGAAAGTAGTGTTTACCATTGAGTAGAGGAAAGCAGGGATGGGCAAGGTAAGAGGAGGGGATTGAGAGACACAGACCACTCTATATAAAATGAATAGGCaacagggatgtaatgtacaacacacggaaatatagccattatttcttAGTTCtctgcatactaagtcgcttcagtcatgaccaaTTCCTTGTAACcatatggactgtggccctccaggttcctctctccatggggtttcccaggcaagaatattagagtgggttcccatttcctcccctagatgatctttctgatgcagggatcaaacacacatcttttatgtctgctTAactgtaaattcagttcagtcactcaattgtgtccgagtctttgtgaccccatggactgcagcatgccaggcttccctgtccatcaccaactcctggagcttgctcaaactcatgtccatcgtgtcagtgattacatccaaccatgttatcctctgtcatccccttctcctcctgtcttcaatctttcccagcatcagagtcttttccaatgagtcacttcttttaCCGTGAATGAAGTTTAGTTCtctaactgtaaatggagtatacTATAAATAATATTGAATAAGTATGTTCTATATCCAAAACtagtataatattgtatatcaattacacctcaataaaacatTAAACTTTCAACAGTGAGTTTGAAATCCacctttttattaatttctatgtAGAAAATATTACTTAATTTACAATATACTTTCTGCACTTGGGTGTACACAAGGCAGAGAGTGGAATGAAAGTCTCCAGCAAGTGATGTCCAGAACCTTCCTCATCTAAAcatcttcctcttctctccttcacTCCTCTCTAATCTCTATATAAGGACTCCTACTTGATCCCTTCATGTAAGTgagtaacaataataatgatgCCAGCCAATAACATGTTTTTCAACGTATACCTGAGCCCTGAAATTCTTCTAacactttatatgcattatttcaaTTACACCTCACACAGTTAGGTACTACTGTTTTCCGCTTTTCACTACGGAAATGCAGTTTAGTCACTTGCTGAAGTCACACATCTGGTGAACAAAGACACTGGGAATCAAGCCCACGTCtaagtgactttggagcccacaCACTTGTCTCTCAGATGTCCCCTTTGTTTTAACCTGGCACCTCCTTTGAACAGTCAAT is part of the Bos javanicus breed banteng chromosome 29, ARS-OSU_banteng_1.0, whole genome shotgun sequence genome and harbors:
- the LOC133241837 gene encoding olfactory receptor 8A1-like translates to MRKDIRIAQLAQSLKTSFTKQCKKQPFMQFFSHHTGPPRRMAAENHSTVTEFILGGLTSQPELQLPLFFLFLGIYSVTMVGNLGMIALICLNAQLHTPMYYFLSNLSFVDLCYSSVTTPKMLVNFVSGKNTISYAGCMAQLYFFLLFVVTESYTLTVMAYDRYVAICRPLFYNIIMSQRACFLLLAGVYVMSVIGSNIETIILSKLSYCETLISHYYCDILALMKLSCFSTYHIDMIVFSLAGFDIIVTSLTILVSYDFILSSIFRIRTTEGMSKAFSTCSSHFAAMGMFYGTTAFIYLKPSTASSLAQENVASVLYTAVIPMLNPLIYSLRNKDVKAAMQKTLRGKCFKANVITLS